One genomic segment of Clostridiales bacterium includes these proteins:
- a CDS encoding DegT/DnrJ/EryC1/StrS aminotransferase family protein, translated as MKPNNIPFSPPDITEKEINAVVEVLKSGWITTGPKNAEFEEKIKQYCGVNEAVTVSSCTAGLELVLRIMGVKEGDEVITPAYTYTATASSATHRGAKLVFVDVKKGSFLIDEQKLYDAISPKTKVITTVDFAGVPVDYDSVREVIKAKGREDIILMSDSAHSFGAKYKGKRVGGQFDFHVFSFHAIKNLTTAEGGAITYNNNNFRGFNDLRREFKLNSLHGQTKDAFSKMKAGAWRYDIVTDGYKCNMTDIMAAIGIAQLERYGSMLKKREQIFKLYSEHLSDKDWAILPFEKDDRGTVTSYHLYPLRIRGFNEDKRNKLIQMLADMGIATNVHFVPLPMFTFYKGMGYSIDDYPNAFKQYENEITLPLYSTLSLENAEYVVTELIKCAEKLLK; from the coding sequence ATGAAACCAAATAATATACCGTTTTCACCTCCGGATATAACGGAGAAGGAAATAAATGCTGTCGTGGAAGTTTTAAAGTCGGGCTGGATTACAACGGGTCCCAAAAATGCCGAGTTTGAGGAGAAAATCAAGCAGTACTGCGGTGTGAATGAAGCTGTTACCGTTTCGAGCTGTACGGCGGGCCTTGAACTTGTTTTAAGGATAATGGGCGTTAAGGAGGGAGATGAGGTAATAACTCCTGCCTATACGTATACTGCGACGGCAAGTTCGGCAACTCACAGAGGGGCGAAGCTCGTATTTGTGGATGTAAAAAAAGGCAGCTTTCTTATCGATGAGCAAAAACTATACGATGCAATTTCTCCCAAGACCAAGGTTATTACGACAGTGGATTTTGCAGGGGTTCCCGTCGATTATGATTCCGTCAGGGAAGTTATTAAGGCAAAGGGCAGGGAAGATATAATACTTATGTCTGATTCAGCTCATTCATTCGGGGCGAAATACAAGGGAAAGAGAGTGGGAGGTCAGTTTGACTTCCACGTGTTTTCGTTCCATGCCATTAAGAACCTGACTACTGCCGAAGGCGGAGCCATAACATACAACAATAATAATTTCAGAGGTTTTAATGATTTGCGAAGGGAATTCAAATTGAATTCGCTTCATGGGCAGACGAAAGACGCATTTTCGAAAATGAAGGCCGGCGCATGGAGGTATGATATTGTTACCGACGGATATAAATGCAATATGACCGATATAATGGCGGCGATAGGTATCGCCCAGCTTGAAAGATATGGATCCATGCTCAAAAAGAGGGAGCAGATATTCAAATTGTACTCGGAGCATTTGTCAGATAAGGATTGGGCAATACTGCCGTTTGAAAAAGATGACAGGGGCACGGTTACAAGCTACCATCTGTATCCTTTGAGAATAAGGGGATTTAACGAAGATAAAAGGAATAAACTTATTCAAATGCTTGCAGATATGGGGATTGCTACAAATGTTCATTTTGTACCGCTTCCCATGTTCACATTCTATAAAGGCATGGGATATTCCATAGATGATTATCCGAATGCCTTCAAGCAGTATGAAAATGAAATAACGCTTCCGCTTTATTCGACTCTATCCCTTGAAAATGCGGAATATGTCGTTACGGAGCTTATAAAGTGCGCCGAAAAGCTTTTGAAATAA
- a CDS encoding methyltransferase domain-containing protein: MEEKNGTMFTIGQFAKKSGVTQRTIRFYDKIGLLKPSYRSGSNRRLYNIQDFARLQKILTLKFIGLSLDDISNVLKYDLNDNDFKKSLEIQRDIIDKKIYHMHMVKSAIDETLNMLDKDNILNWEKFINIINVINSDKNWMEQYQNASNLRARIRIHELYSTNKYGWMRWFFEQMDIPEDARILELGCGDASLWVKNIDRIPEGWDITLTDFSRGMLKDAQKALKGNSPDFNFNVVDAQSIPYADESFDVVIANHMLYHVHDIDRALSEIYRVLKNEGNFFASTVGKNHMKEMKDIAETLVPDIKVLKSFEHTERFQLENGMEMINKFFKDAELKRYEDSLIVGEPGPIIDYIFSISGRIRRILTGEKLKNLYDFLANEIKRTGGIHITKDTGFFHARKYINQTKGGSI, from the coding sequence TTGGAAGAAAAAAATGGCACGATGTTTACGATAGGGCAATTTGCAAAAAAATCGGGCGTAACCCAGAGGACCATAAGGTTTTATGATAAGATCGGGCTCTTAAAGCCCAGCTATCGCAGCGGTTCAAACCGGAGATTATATAACATACAGGATTTTGCAAGGCTCCAGAAGATATTGACTCTCAAGTTTATCGGTTTGTCTTTAGATGATATTTCAAATGTCCTCAAGTATGATTTGAACGATAACGATTTTAAAAAGTCTCTTGAGATACAAAGGGATATAATAGATAAGAAAATATACCATATGCATATGGTTAAAAGTGCTATCGATGAGACATTGAACATGTTGGATAAAGATAACATTTTAAACTGGGAAAAGTTCATAAACATTATAAACGTGATAAACAGCGATAAAAACTGGATGGAGCAGTACCAGAATGCTTCGAACCTGAGGGCGAGGATAAGGATCCACGAGCTGTACAGCACCAATAAATACGGCTGGATGAGATGGTTTTTCGAACAGATGGATATACCGGAAGATGCACGCATACTCGAACTCGGATGCGGCGATGCAAGTTTATGGGTTAAAAACATCGACAGGATACCGGAAGGATGGGATATAACACTTACCGATTTTTCCCGCGGCATGCTGAAGGATGCGCAAAAAGCACTGAAGGGAAACTCGCCGGACTTCAATTTCAATGTGGTGGATGCACAGTCGATACCATATGCCGATGAGAGTTTCGATGTTGTAATAGCAAACCACATGCTGTATCATGTGCATGATATCGACAGGGCCTTATCGGAGATTTACAGGGTTCTCAAAAATGAAGGGAATTTTTTTGCGTCGACGGTGGGGAAAAACCATATGAAAGAAATGAAGGACATAGCGGAAACGCTCGTACCTGATATAAAAGTTCTCAAAAGTTTCGAACATACCGAAAGGTTCCAGCTGGAAAACGGCATGGAAATGATAAATAAGTTTTTTAAGGATGCAGAGCTGAAAAGATATGAAGACAGCCTTATCGTAGGCGAACCGGGACCGATCATCGACTATATTTTTTCTATATCGGGAAGAATAAGGCGGATACTTACAGGAGAGAAACTGAAAAATCTATATGATTTTTTAGCAAATGAAATAAAAAGAACAGGAGGAATCCATATAACAAAGGATACAGGGTTCTTCCATGCAAGAAAATATATTAATCAGACGAAAGGTGGTTCAATATGA
- the raiA gene encoding ribosome-associated translation inhibitor RaiA: MKITVIGKNFNVTDALKNTVIKKIGKLDKYFKPQVEAQVTMSVQKNSHIIEVTIPFDGVILRGEESTDDMYASIDKVVDKLDRQITKHKKRLERKLRANSFKITDEHDTEKEEDYASEVVKTKKFAIKPMPVDEAILQMDLLGHSFFVFLNAETEEVNVVYKRKDGRYGLIEPEF, encoded by the coding sequence ATGAAGATTACAGTTATCGGTAAAAACTTCAATGTGACAGATGCATTAAAGAATACTGTTATCAAAAAGATAGGAAAATTAGACAAGTATTTTAAACCGCAGGTGGAGGCTCAGGTTACTATGAGCGTCCAGAAAAATAGTCATATAATTGAGGTTACCATCCCTTTTGATGGCGTTATCTTAAGAGGAGAAGAATCCACCGATGATATGTATGCCTCTATAGATAAGGTCGTTGATAAACTCGACAGACAGATAACCAAACATAAAAAGAGACTTGAAAGGAAACTCAGAGCGAATTCATTTAAAATAACTGATGAACATGATACGGAAAAAGAAGAGGATTACGCTTCGGAAGTTGTAAAGACTAAAAAATTTGCAATAAAGCCTATGCCTGTAGATGAGGCAATTCTGCAGATGGATCTTTTAGGCCATAGCTTCTTCGTATTTTTAAATGCTGAAACTGAAGAGGTAAATGTGGTCTATAAAAGAAAAGACGGCAGATACGGACTTATAGAGCCGGAATTTTAA
- a CDS encoding DegT/DnrJ/EryC1/StrS family aminotransferase, with protein sequence MKVKFFTPTREYNEKKQEFDDAMHSVINSGAFILGKEVSEFESAVCRYTGAKYAVGVASGSDALVIASDILDFKDGKEVITSPFTFLASSSCVARNGGKPVFVDIDEDTFDIDANKIEEKVNKNTAGIIPIHLFCQMADMDKISAIAQKYNLRVLEDAAEAFGMKWKGKNGEYRHSGTIGDFGIFSFFPTKTLGCYGDGGMIVTNDEELANLARSYRVHGASKKYHYDHIGYNSRLDTLQAAILLVKIKYIDEAIKKRNTVSKWYTERLSDCPYVKIPRVKGEQRAVYYVYNILAQKRDELASYLKSNEIGYSIYYPMPLHMQKCFSYLGYREGDFPVAERVSKEIIALPIYPEITEDEVDFVCNAIKKFYK encoded by the coding sequence TTGAAGGTAAAATTTTTCACTCCTACAAGGGAGTATAATGAGAAAAAACAGGAATTTGACGATGCGATGCACAGCGTAATAAATAGCGGGGCGTTTATACTCGGGAAGGAAGTATCCGAATTTGAGTCCGCCGTCTGCAGGTATACAGGAGCAAAATATGCAGTAGGTGTAGCCTCGGGCAGCGATGCTCTTGTAATTGCCTCGGATATACTGGATTTCAAGGACGGTAAGGAGGTTATAACTTCTCCATTTACGTTCCTCGCATCCAGCTCTTGCGTTGCAAGAAACGGAGGCAAACCTGTATTTGTAGACATCGATGAGGATACATTCGATATAGATGCTAATAAAATCGAGGAAAAAGTGAATAAAAATACTGCAGGAATAATTCCGATACATCTTTTTTGCCAGATGGCGGATATGGATAAGATCTCAGCCATAGCACAAAAATATAATCTGCGGGTACTTGAGGATGCCGCCGAAGCCTTTGGAATGAAGTGGAAAGGTAAAAACGGCGAATACAGGCATTCGGGGACGATCGGCGACTTTGGCATATTTTCGTTTTTCCCGACCAAGACGTTAGGATGCTATGGCGATGGCGGGATGATAGTTACAAATGATGAAGAGCTGGCAAATCTTGCAAGAAGCTATAGAGTCCATGGGGCAAGCAAAAAATATCATTATGACCATATAGGATATAATTCAAGGCTGGATACGCTTCAGGCTGCCATATTGCTTGTAAAGATAAAATATATAGATGAAGCCATAAAAAAGAGGAATACGGTTTCAAAATGGTATACTGAAAGATTGTCGGACTGCCCGTATGTAAAGATACCAAGGGTCAAAGGCGAGCAGCGGGCTGTCTATTATGTTTATAATATACTGGCACAAAAAAGGGATGAGCTTGCATCCTACCTTAAGTCAAATGAGATAGGTTATAGCATATATTACCCTATGCCCCTTCATATGCAAAAATGTTTCAGCTACTTGGGATATAGGGAAGGGGATTTTCCTGTTGCGGAAAGGGTATCAAAGGAGATAATTGCTCTGCCAATTTATCCTGAAATAACGGAGGATGAAGTGGATTTTGTTTGTAATGCGATAAAAAAGTTTTATAAATAG
- the prfB gene encoding peptide chain release factor 2 (programmed frameshift), whose product MMTVVELEKYEMETGTIENTLKELRASLDVPKIEDQIKDYEFKMAEPDFWNDIERAQNILQVSKSLKTKLERMKSLESRFEDFKVLMEICESEDDKSLLSEIDMEYKSLIDDLENFRIETLLSGDYDKNNAILTLHAGAGGTEAQDWVSMLLRMYTRWAEKKGFKVETLDYLEGEEAGIKSVTLMVKGENAYGYLKSEKGVHRLVRLSPFDAAGKRHTSFASCEVLPELRPEQDVEIRPEDLRVDTYRSSGAGGQYVNKTESAIRITHLPTGIVVTCQNERSQHANRETAMKMLKSKLIQLKEQEHKEKIEDLAGELKEIGWGSQIRSYIFQPYSLVKDHRTGYETGNVNAVMDGQIDEFINAYLKWQTTSNEEKNIE is encoded by the exons ATGATGACAGTGGTAGAACTTGAAAAATATGAAATGGAAACAGGAACGATTGAAAATACACTAAAAGAATTGAGGGCTTCTCTT GACGTCCCCAAAATTGAAGATCAGATAAAGGACTATGAATTTAAAATGGCGGAGCCGGATTTCTGGAATGATATCGAAAGGGCTCAAAACATACTTCAGGTTTCAAAATCACTTAAAACAAAGCTGGAGAGGATGAAGTCCCTTGAAAGCAGATTTGAAGACTTCAAAGTATTGATGGAGATATGCGAAAGTGAAGATGACAAGAGCTTGCTTTCGGAAATAGATATGGAGTATAAAAGCCTTATCGACGATTTGGAGAATTTCAGGATAGAGACTCTGCTTTCAGGCGATTATGACAAAAACAATGCGATACTCACCCTTCATGCCGGTGCAGGTGGTACCGAAGCGCAGGATTGGGTATCCATGCTTTTGAGGATGTATACAAGATGGGCTGAGAAAAAGGGCTTCAAGGTGGAAACTCTTGACTATCTGGAAGGCGAGGAAGCAGGTATTAAAAGCGTAACCCTTATGGTAAAAGGGGAAAATGCCTATGGATATCTTAAATCCGAAAAGGGAGTCCACAGGCTGGTAAGGTTGTCGCCTTTTGATGCGGCAGGCAAAAGGCATACGTCTTTTGCATCGTGTGAAGTGCTTCCGGAGCTCAGACCTGAGCAGGATGTTGAAATACGGCCTGAAGATTTGCGGGTGGACACATACAGGTCCAGCGGCGCAGGAGGCCAGTATGTGAATAAGACTGAATCTGCCATAAGGATAACGCATTTGCCTACAGGGATTGTTGTCACATGCCAGAATGAGAGGAGCCAGCATGCAAACAGGGAAACGGCCATGAAGATGCTGAAATCAAAGCTTATACAGCTTAAGGAGCAGGAGCATAAGGAAAAAATAGAAGACCTTGCGGGTGAATTAAAGGAGATAGGTTGGGGAAGTCAGATACGGTCGTATATATTCCAGCCTTATTCACTTGTAAAGGATCACAGGACCGGCTATGAAACAGGGAATGTAAATGCTGTTATGGACGGGCAAATAGATGAGTTTATAAATGCTTATTTAAAATGGCAGACTACATCGAATGAAGAAAAGAATATAGAGTGA
- a CDS encoding CD3324 family protein: MGYKNGRDILPPDLLAELQKYVQGELIYIPRSSENRAAWGELNGTRFIMDERNHEIYLMYKKGVSIEKLMECYHLSCDSIKKILYKICRNNV; the protein is encoded by the coding sequence GTGGGTTACAAAAATGGAAGGGATATTCTCCCGCCTGATCTTTTAGCCGAACTTCAAAAATATGTGCAGGGGGAATTGATATATATCCCCAGGAGTTCTGAAAACAGAGCGGCATGGGGGGAACTCAACGGGACAAGATTTATCATGGACGAGCGAAACCATGAGATTTATTTGATGTATAAAAAAGGTGTCAGCATAGAAAAATTGATGGAATGCTATCATCTGTCCTGTGACAGTATAAAAAAGATATTATATAAAATATGCAGAAATAATGTTTGA
- the secA gene encoding preprotein translocase subunit SecA gives MANILEKIFGNYSQKEIKRIIPIVNRIDDLKDHFAGMSDEELRGMTDTFRQRLDNGETLDDILPESFAVVREAATRTLGQTHFRVQLLGGIVLHQGRIAEMKTGEGKTLAATLPAYLNALEGKGVHIVTVNDYLAKRDSEWMGQIYKFLGLTVGCIVHDMTPEDRKKAYDSDITYGTNNEFGFDYLRDNMVIFKKEMVQRELNFAIVDEVDSILIDEARTPLIISGVGEKSTELYKLADSFVMTLKNKDDFEIDEKSNAVSLTDSGVKKAERFFNLENYADAENMEIQHNVIQALKAHNLMKRDIDYVVKNGEVIIVDEFTGRLMFGRRYSDGLHQAIEAKEHVRVERESKTLATITFQNYFRMYKKLSGMTGTALTEEEEFRTIYGLDVIVVPTNKPMIRKDYPDMVYKTEKGKFKAIVDDIVKTHEKGQPVLVGTISIEKSELLSDMLKHKGIPHQVLNAKYHEKEAEIISHAGEKGMVTIATNMAGRGTDIKLGEGVVELGGLKIIGTERHEARRIDNQLRGRSGRQGDPGESRFYISLEDDLMRLFGSDKIKAVVDRLGLEEDQPIENKMLSGAIENAQKKVEGNNLDTRKSLLQYDNVMNQQREVIYAQRSQVLEGADLKEQMLLMMQDVISAIVDAHTGGGKDYNDYDIKGILRYCNDIFLPKDSLSEEELKGISKEDIKSKLYEIAARLYNEKEEEFTSEKMREIERVVLLRSVDTKWMDHIDAMDQLKQGIGLRAYRQRDPVQEYQFEASSMFDEMIYNIKEETVKTLFHVRIERAPERERVAEPIEANHGETEKRKPIVKPKKIGRNDPCPCGSGKKYKYCCGRNA, from the coding sequence ATGGCTAATATACTTGAGAAGATATTTGGAAATTACAGCCAGAAGGAAATAAAGAGAATTATTCCTATTGTAAATAGAATAGATGATTTAAAGGATCATTTTGCTGGAATGAGCGATGAGGAATTGAGGGGAATGACGGATACATTCAGGCAAAGGCTGGACAATGGGGAAACTCTTGATGACATTCTTCCTGAGTCTTTTGCTGTCGTGAGGGAAGCTGCCACGAGGACTCTCGGCCAAACTCATTTCCGTGTTCAGCTGTTGGGGGGCATAGTGCTTCACCAGGGCCGTATTGCCGAAATGAAAACAGGTGAAGGCAAAACGCTTGCCGCCACGCTTCCAGCATATTTGAATGCTCTTGAAGGCAAAGGCGTCCATATAGTAACCGTAAACGACTACCTTGCAAAGCGTGATAGCGAATGGATGGGGCAGATTTATAAATTTTTGGGGCTTACGGTTGGATGCATCGTGCACGATATGACTCCGGAGGATAGAAAAAAGGCATACGATTCGGATATAACATATGGTACGAACAACGAATTCGGGTTTGACTATTTAAGGGATAACATGGTAATTTTTAAGAAGGAAATGGTTCAGAGAGAATTAAACTTTGCAATAGTTGATGAAGTTGACTCCATACTCATCGATGAAGCCAGGACCCCTCTTATTATTTCAGGCGTTGGTGAAAAATCGACGGAGCTTTACAAATTGGCAGATTCATTTGTAATGACTCTTAAGAATAAAGACGATTTTGAGATAGATGAGAAGTCAAATGCCGTTTCCCTTACAGACAGCGGTGTAAAGAAGGCTGAAAGGTTTTTCAATCTGGAGAATTATGCCGATGCTGAAAATATGGAGATACAGCACAATGTTATACAGGCGCTGAAAGCCCACAATCTCATGAAGCGCGATATCGACTACGTTGTAAAAAACGGAGAGGTAATAATAGTCGACGAGTTTACAGGAAGGCTGATGTTCGGAAGAAGATATAGCGATGGGCTTCATCAGGCAATTGAGGCAAAAGAGCATGTAAGGGTTGAAAGAGAATCAAAAACGCTTGCGACGATTACATTCCAGAATTATTTCAGAATGTATAAGAAACTTTCAGGCATGACAGGTACGGCTTTAACGGAAGAGGAAGAATTCAGGACCATATATGGCCTCGATGTTATTGTGGTCCCGACGAATAAACCTATGATAAGAAAAGATTATCCGGATATGGTTTACAAGACAGAGAAGGGCAAGTTCAAGGCGATAGTCGACGATATTGTAAAGACCCATGAAAAAGGGCAGCCTGTGCTTGTCGGAACAATAAGCATAGAAAAATCGGAGCTTCTATCGGACATGCTGAAGCACAAGGGGATACCTCACCAGGTTTTAAATGCCAAGTATCATGAAAAAGAAGCTGAGATTATTTCCCATGCAGGTGAAAAGGGCATGGTCACGATTGCTACAAACATGGCAGGCCGTGGAACAGATATCAAACTCGGAGAAGGCGTGGTTGAACTCGGAGGATTAAAGATAATAGGGACCGAGAGGCATGAGGCAAGGCGTATTGACAATCAGCTGCGTGGGCGTTCCGGACGTCAGGGAGATCCGGGTGAGTCGAGATTTTATATATCCCTTGAAGACGATTTGATGAGGCTCTTCGGCTCGGATAAAATAAAAGCCGTAGTCGACAGGCTGGGCCTTGAAGAGGATCAGCCCATTGAAAACAAGATGCTTTCAGGTGCTATAGAAAATGCTCAAAAGAAGGTTGAGGGCAATAACCTGGATACGCGTAAAAGCCTTCTGCAATATGACAATGTAATGAACCAGCAAAGGGAGGTCATATACGCCCAGAGGAGCCAGGTGCTTGAGGGTGCCGATCTTAAAGAGCAGATGCTCCTTATGATGCAGGATGTCATATCTGCAATAGTAGATGCTCATACAGGAGGAGGCAAGGACTATAACGATTATGACATCAAGGGAATTTTAAGGTATTGCAACGATATTTTTCTTCCGAAGGATAGTTTGTCCGAAGAAGAGTTAAAGGGTATTTCAAAAGAGGACATAAAGAGCAAACTGTATGAAATTGCTGCTCGTTTGTATAATGAAAAAGAAGAGGAGTTTACAAGCGAGAAGATGAGAGAGATCGAAAGGGTCGTTCTCCTCCGTTCCGTAGATACAAAATGGATGGATCATATAGATGCGATGGATCAGCTGAAACAGGGAATAGGGCTTCGTGCTTACAGACAGAGGGACCCTGTCCAGGAATATCAGTTCGAGGCCAGCTCTATGTTTGACGAAATGATATATAATATAAAAGAGGAAACCGTTAAGACATTGTTCCATGTGAGGATAGAAAGGGCTCCTGAACGTGAGAGGGTTGCAGAGCCTATCGAGGCAAACCATGGTGAAACTGAGAAAAGGAAACCTATTGTGAAACCAAAGAAGATAGGGAGAAATGACCCGTGCCCATGCGGTAGCGGCAAGAAATATAAATATTGCTGCGGAAGAAATGCATAG
- a CDS encoding YdcF family protein, giving the protein MKKIICALLYILSFFVAVAIFTGIKIYSFGVKARAVRSDCIIILGCRVYGTLPSPFLNARLDEGVRLYSQGFGQYIIVSGGRGNGELITEAEAMKRYLLSRGIDESKIIIEDDSISTVQNIKFSKQKMDEYNLKTAVIVSNKYHLKRASIMAADKKIRASYSGVFVRDYYGREIFGFLREIPAVIKYVIFK; this is encoded by the coding sequence ATGAAAAAAATTATATGTGCCCTGTTATATATATTGTCTTTTTTTGTAGCTGTAGCCATATTTACAGGTATAAAAATATACAGCTTCGGAGTTAAGGCCAGGGCAGTCAGATCCGATTGCATAATCATACTCGGGTGCAGGGTTTACGGTACGCTGCCAAGCCCATTTTTAAATGCAAGGCTTGACGAGGGGGTACGTTTGTACAGTCAGGGATTTGGACAATATATAATCGTTTCGGGCGGCAGAGGCAATGGCGAGCTTATAACGGAAGCTGAAGCCATGAAAAGGTATCTTTTGAGCAGGGGGATAGATGAATCAAAAATAATAATTGAAGACGATTCGATTTCCACAGTCCAGAATATAAAATTTTCAAAGCAAAAAATGGATGAATACAATTTAAAAACCGCCGTTATCGTATCCAATAAATACCATCTTAAAAGGGCGTCCATTATGGCTGCAGACAAAAAAATAAGAGCAAGTTATTCCGGCGTATTTGTCCGCGATTATTACGGCCGGGAGATTTTCGGATTTTTGCGTGAAATACCGGCAGTAATAAAATATGTTATTTTTAAATAA
- a CDS encoding LiaF-related protein — MRPFDTYFWGLLFIVVGIAFIIRHTMHINIPIMRIAFGFVLVYWGLSLIVGGFSVGGKSNVIFGNTDIKSSNVQKEYNTIFSNSTIDLRDVKFDDYKTIEYNTVFGSSTMKISADTPIVIKASVAFSGIHFPDGTNLSFGEYVYKTKAYKENEPYITIKADVAFGKLDIIEN; from the coding sequence ATGAGACCATTTGATACTTATTTCTGGGGATTGCTGTTCATAGTCGTAGGGATTGCATTTATTATAAGACATACCATGCATATAAACATACCTATTATGAGGATTGCATTCGGCTTCGTGCTGGTTTACTGGGGATTATCTTTAATAGTCGGGGGTTTCAGCGTAGGCGGCAAGAGTAATGTTATTTTTGGCAACACCGACATAAAAAGCTCAAATGTCCAAAAGGAATACAATACCATATTCAGTAACAGTACGATTGATCTTCGCGATGTAAAATTTGATGATTATAAAACGATTGAATATAACACCGTATTTGGAAGCAGTACAATGAAGATCAGTGCCGACACGCCGATCGTTATAAAAGCAAGTGTCGCTTTTTCAGGTATACATTTTCCGGATGGTACTAATTTAAGCTTTGGAGAGTATGTTTATAAAACAAAAGCGTACAAGGAGAACGAACCATACATTACTATCAAGGCAGACGTTGCTTTTGGAAAACTTGATATAATAGAAAATTAA